The Armatimonadota bacterium genome window below encodes:
- a CDS encoding extracellular solute-binding protein, with the protein MQRPMTYISCMLALLAFTMLPPALLPAANGSPVQQDAIELRLWGGDWGIPAKDSTDPWRRAQRKVFERFAELHPDIKIISASGLQVQGPAQESGLLMAMAGGTAPDVFYVNFRKLDNYINQGFLLQLDEYIKKDPEVLARVHPTIREVITVDGHVYSMPWFQCVMALYYRKDLYKIAGLDPNKPPRDWDEFYEYCQKLTIPEKGQYGFGFQASPSGTAFHWINFLWQAGGDVVAKDEKGEWHCVFNDEAGVTALKFFRKLVVDPWKRPSDGKIINGVASHTTTYATDIAQDKLAQWFGYSYDMVTNRQSSVNPSLIGIAALPAGPAGRANEINAGMWGINSQIKDKRTRDAAWEYIKFMSSDEADRIRTTAYVEAGLGKMVSPDKLERFGYREYLRGIPKGWIEANKEAFKHGRPEPHGKNCEMIYIELDYPLVDMKLHPNKDPKAILDAAAKRIDTKMLGYVDPDVMNRRRKIGWGVFALLLVALGSIATVSIRNLARAHSEDAADTQLVRGKGSKMIHVVAWAFMLPAVLSILVWNYVPLVRGMTMAFQDYRILGGGAFVSLDNFIEAVNSETFRVGVLNTLTYVALNIGLGFCVPIILALLLNEVPRGKMLYRTLFYLPAVTSSLVVIFLWKWFYDPSPQGLFNTLIGYYNQMAMALAESIHPWLSHLQITQQTWLSDPKLAMLCIILPAIWAGAGPGSIIYLAAMKGIPDDMYEAADLDGAGVLSKIWRVTVPTLKPLIIINFVGAFIGSFKAMENIFIMTGGGPLNATHTISLEIWYNAFMYLRFGYATAAAWIMGSMLIGFTMYQLRILKNVRFSTSGREE; encoded by the coding sequence TTGCAGCGACCCATGACATATATCTCGTGCATGCTGGCCCTGCTCGCATTCACGATGCTGCCGCCCGCCCTTCTTCCGGCCGCGAACGGCTCACCCGTCCAACAGGACGCCATCGAACTCCGCCTATGGGGCGGCGACTGGGGGATCCCGGCGAAGGACTCGACTGACCCGTGGCGCCGGGCTCAACGCAAGGTCTTCGAGCGATTCGCAGAGCTTCACCCAGACATCAAGATCATCAGCGCGAGCGGTTTGCAGGTGCAGGGACCGGCACAGGAATCAGGTCTGCTGATGGCGATGGCGGGCGGCACCGCGCCGGATGTTTTCTACGTCAACTTCAGGAAGCTCGACAACTACATCAACCAGGGATTTCTTCTCCAACTGGATGAGTATATCAAGAAGGACCCGGAAGTACTCGCGCGGGTACATCCAACGATCCGCGAGGTCATCACCGTTGACGGTCACGTGTACAGCATGCCGTGGTTCCAGTGCGTGATGGCGCTCTACTACCGCAAGGACCTCTACAAGATCGCCGGCCTAGACCCAAACAAGCCGCCGAGGGACTGGGATGAGTTCTACGAATACTGCCAGAAGCTGACGATACCCGAGAAGGGCCAGTACGGTTTCGGATTCCAGGCTTCTCCCAGCGGAACGGCATTCCACTGGATCAACTTCCTGTGGCAAGCAGGCGGAGACGTGGTAGCAAAGGACGAAAAGGGAGAGTGGCACTGCGTCTTCAACGACGAAGCCGGAGTCACCGCGCTGAAGTTCTTCCGGAAGCTGGTAGTTGACCCCTGGAAGCGTCCCTCGGACGGCAAGATCATTAACGGCGTCGCCTCCCACACCACTACTTACGCGACCGACATCGCTCAGGACAAGCTGGCCCAGTGGTTCGGATACTCATATGACATGGTTACCAACCGGCAATCGAGCGTGAACCCCAGCCTGATAGGCATTGCGGCGCTGCCCGCGGGTCCGGCCGGTCGCGCGAACGAGATCAACGCGGGTATGTGGGGCATCAACTCCCAGATCAAGGACAAGCGCACGCGCGATGCCGCGTGGGAGTACATCAAGTTCATGTCGAGCGACGAGGCCGACCGCATTCGCACGACGGCGTACGTCGAAGCGGGTCTCGGGAAGATGGTCAGCCCGGACAAGCTGGAGCGCTTCGGCTACAGGGAGTACCTGCGCGGCATACCGAAGGGATGGATCGAGGCCAACAAGGAGGCCTTCAAGCACGGCCGACCCGAACCCCACGGCAAGAACTGCGAGATGATATACATCGAGTTGGACTACCCGCTCGTTGACATGAAGCTTCATCCGAACAAGGACCCGAAGGCGATACTCGATGCCGCGGCCAAGCGGATCGACACGAAGATGCTCGGGTACGTTGACCCCGACGTCATGAACCGACGGCGAAAGATCGGCTGGGGTGTGTTCGCACTTCTCCTTGTCGCGCTAGGCTCGATAGCCACGGTCTCCATACGGAATCTTGCCAGGGCACACTCGGAAGATGCGGCGGACACGCAGCTGGTGCGCGGTAAGGGAAGCAAGATGATCCACGTAGTGGCCTGGGCGTTCATGCTGCCCGCCGTGCTGTCAATCCTGGTCTGGAACTATGTGCCCCTCGTTCGAGGCATGACGATGGCGTTCCAGGACTACCGCATCCTCGGCGGCGGTGCGTTCGTCAGCCTCGACAATTTCATCGAGGCCGTGAACTCCGAGACGTTCCGCGTCGGCGTGCTGAACACGCTCACCTACGTTGCCCTGAACATCGGCCTGGGGTTCTGCGTGCCGATCATACTGGCCCTTCTGCTGAACGAGGTTCCCAGGGGCAAGATGCTCTACCGCACCCTGTTCTACCTGCCCGCGGTGACCAGCTCGCTCGTGGTCATCTTCCTGTGGAAATGGTTCTACGACCCGTCGCCGCAGGGCTTGTTCAACACGCTCATCGGCTACTACAACCAGATGGCGATGGCCCTGGCCGAGAGCATACACCCGTGGTTGAGCCACCTTCAGATAACCCAGCAGACTTGGCTGTCGGATCCCAAGCTGGCGATGCTCTGCATCATCCTGCCGGCGATATGGGCGGGGGCTGGACCGGGCAGCATCATATACCTGGCCGCCATGAAAGGCATCCCGGACGACATGTACGAGGCGGCCGACCTCGACGGCGCCGGAGTCCTCAGCAAGATATGGCGGGTCACGGTTCCGACGCTCAAACCGCTTATCATCATCAACTTCGTCGGAGCGTTCATCGGCTCGTTCAAAGCCATGGAGAACATCTTCATCATGACCGGCGGCGGGCCTCTGAATGCGACGCATACAATCAGCCTGGAGATCTGGTACAACGCCTTCATGTACCTGAGGTTCGGCTATGCGACCG